From the Pseudarthrobacter sp. MM222 genome, one window contains:
- a CDS encoding L,D-transpeptidase, producing the protein MGRRREETVSGPRSGGPANGKSARKMAAVLLLCAAVGAGGIGVASSPGWAGGAMPSESSSPMRNVPGLGAPVVKPVELGVTPTDDAKDVNPAAAASVKAVNGLVKDVVLEPVDGGDRVPGTTSPDESTWTAQDPLEFDTRYTYSFTIVDEAGRETKKSQTFSTVAKANEADAAVYPRNGTTVGAGQPIEIVFSEPVLNKEAMEKAVTVTASSGQAVAWRWYSDRRVRIRPEAFWAANTQVTVDLKLFGVDFGNKMIGNSNVLVSFKVGPQRLAVVDDITKTMKVYFDGQLVRTAPVTLGDDDWLSPSGFAVIMEQERHSKFNAGSIGLKPGDKGYYPPLTVEYANRLTSSGVYVHQALESAWRAVGRSNVSHGCVGLLPADAAWFFNNMTSGDVVQTLNTGAPPVEPLEGFGDWNIPWAQYAKR; encoded by the coding sequence ATGGGGCGCCGACGCGAGGAGACCGTGAGCGGTCCGCGGTCCGGCGGCCCGGCCAACGGAAAGTCCGCCAGGAAAATGGCCGCCGTGCTGCTGCTCTGCGCGGCGGTCGGCGCCGGCGGGATCGGTGTCGCCAGCTCCCCGGGCTGGGCCGGCGGTGCCATGCCCTCGGAATCGTCATCGCCCATGCGGAACGTTCCCGGCCTCGGCGCCCCGGTGGTTAAACCCGTCGAGCTGGGCGTTACCCCCACCGATGATGCCAAAGACGTCAACCCTGCCGCGGCAGCCTCCGTCAAGGCCGTCAACGGCCTCGTAAAGGACGTCGTGCTGGAACCTGTCGACGGCGGGGACCGGGTACCGGGGACAACCAGCCCCGACGAATCCACCTGGACCGCGCAGGATCCACTGGAATTCGACACCCGTTACACATACTCCTTCACGATCGTCGACGAAGCGGGCCGGGAGACGAAGAAATCCCAGACCTTCAGCACGGTGGCCAAAGCCAACGAGGCCGATGCTGCGGTGTACCCCCGCAACGGCACCACCGTCGGCGCGGGACAGCCCATTGAGATTGTCTTCAGTGAGCCCGTCCTGAACAAGGAGGCGATGGAGAAGGCGGTTACCGTCACCGCTTCTTCGGGCCAGGCCGTCGCGTGGCGCTGGTATTCGGACCGGCGGGTGCGAATCCGTCCCGAGGCGTTCTGGGCCGCGAACACCCAAGTCACGGTCGACCTGAAGCTCTTCGGCGTGGATTTCGGCAACAAGATGATCGGCAACTCCAACGTCCTGGTGTCCTTCAAGGTGGGGCCGCAGCGCCTCGCCGTCGTGGATGACATCACCAAGACGATGAAGGTGTACTTCGACGGGCAGTTGGTCCGGACCGCGCCGGTGACACTGGGGGATGACGACTGGCTCTCACCCAGCGGCTTTGCCGTCATCATGGAGCAGGAACGGCACTCTAAATTCAACGCTGGAAGCATCGGCTTGAAGCCCGGAGACAAGGGTTACTACCCGCCGCTGACCGTGGAATATGCCAACCGGCTGACAAGCTCCGGTGTCTACGTCCACCAGGCCCTCGAGTCGGCCTGGCGGGCAGTGGGCCGGTCCAACGTCTCGCACGGCTGCGTTGGCCTGCTCCCCGCGGACGCCGCTTGGTTCTTCAACAATATGACGAGCGGTGACGTGGTCCAGACGCTCAATACCGGCGCCCCGCCGGTGGAGCCGCTGGAGGGCTTCGGCGACTGGAACATCCCGTGGGCGCAGTACGCGAAACGCTGA
- a CDS encoding AMP-dependent synthetase/ligase, with the protein MREASTGLLVELDPNSNVTDLLLAQHAKDPVSALYSRKGPAGWADVSAQQFLNQVTALAKGLIAGGLAPGETVAVMSGTRYEWTVVDFAIWFAGGVTVPIYETSSPNQVEWILHDSGARRVFAENEATVSLFRDVLDNSRLLGDRLVPVVRMDHDGAAPNLATLAAAGTGVSSTELERHRTAADLADVASLVYTSGTTGRPKGCEITHGNFALVARNMVLFLPELLLQPRSRTLMFLPLAHVLARAVQVVCLSAGTTLGHTSNAKELLEDLSSFKPTFLLAVPRVFEKIHTGAAHKAALAGKQRLFGAAAAVAINYSKAVDAAARGTGTGPGPAVRAKHALFERLLYPKLRQAFGGQLRYTVSGASPLSANDAHFFRGAGIPVLEGYGLTETTAPCTANTPTRTKVGTVGIPVPGTTIRIAEDGEILVKGIGVFKGYHANAAANAEAFVDGFFRTGDLGSLDEDGFLTITGRKKDLLVTAGGKNVAPGPLEEKIREHQLVGQAVVLGDGRPFVSALVNLDPEGLENWCATQRIAPISVADATGDERVRAAIQGAIDEANSLVSQAESIRSFVLLDADFSVESGHLTPSLKLKRDAVVRDFQAHIARIYG; encoded by the coding sequence GTGAGAGAAGCAAGTACCGGACTGCTCGTGGAGCTCGATCCGAACAGCAACGTGACGGACCTGCTGCTGGCACAACATGCCAAGGATCCGGTCTCGGCGCTCTATTCCCGCAAGGGACCGGCCGGCTGGGCCGACGTCTCCGCCCAGCAGTTCCTCAACCAGGTCACGGCCCTGGCCAAGGGCCTCATTGCCGGCGGCCTCGCCCCGGGAGAAACGGTGGCGGTCATGTCAGGGACCCGCTACGAGTGGACGGTGGTGGACTTTGCCATCTGGTTTGCCGGCGGCGTGACGGTTCCCATCTACGAGACGTCCTCCCCCAACCAGGTCGAATGGATCCTCCATGACTCCGGCGCCCGGCGCGTCTTCGCGGAAAATGAGGCCACGGTCAGCCTCTTCCGGGACGTCCTGGACAACTCCCGGCTGCTCGGCGACCGTCTGGTCCCGGTCGTCCGGATGGACCACGACGGCGCCGCCCCCAACCTGGCCACCCTCGCCGCCGCCGGGACCGGCGTGAGCAGCACGGAGCTGGAACGGCACCGGACCGCGGCGGACCTGGCGGACGTGGCCTCGCTGGTGTACACCTCTGGAACCACGGGCCGGCCCAAGGGGTGCGAGATCACCCACGGGAACTTCGCCCTCGTGGCCAGGAACATGGTGCTGTTCCTGCCCGAACTTCTGCTGCAGCCCCGCTCCCGCACCCTGATGTTCCTCCCGCTGGCCCATGTCCTGGCCCGCGCCGTGCAGGTCGTCTGCCTCAGCGCCGGGACCACCCTGGGCCACACCTCCAACGCGAAGGAACTCCTGGAGGACCTGTCCAGTTTCAAGCCCACGTTCCTGCTGGCGGTGCCCAGGGTTTTCGAAAAAATCCACACCGGAGCCGCGCACAAAGCGGCGCTGGCGGGCAAGCAACGGCTGTTCGGAGCGGCCGCCGCCGTAGCCATTAACTATTCGAAGGCCGTGGACGCCGCGGCACGAGGGACAGGCACCGGACCCGGCCCGGCAGTCCGCGCCAAGCATGCCCTTTTCGAACGGCTGCTGTATCCGAAGCTTCGGCAGGCGTTCGGGGGGCAGCTCCGCTACACCGTCTCCGGCGCCAGCCCGTTGAGCGCGAACGACGCCCACTTCTTCCGCGGCGCGGGCATCCCGGTCCTGGAAGGCTATGGACTGACCGAAACCACGGCGCCCTGCACGGCCAACACCCCGACCCGGACCAAGGTGGGGACTGTCGGCATTCCGGTCCCGGGTACCACCATCCGGATCGCGGAGGACGGCGAGATCCTGGTGAAGGGGATCGGCGTCTTCAAGGGTTACCACGCCAACGCTGCCGCCAACGCCGAAGCGTTCGTGGACGGCTTCTTCCGGACCGGAGACCTCGGGTCTCTGGACGAGGACGGCTTCCTGACCATAACCGGGAGGAAGAAGGACCTGCTGGTGACGGCAGGTGGCAAGAACGTGGCCCCGGGGCCGCTGGAGGAAAAGATCCGCGAGCATCAGCTCGTGGGCCAGGCGGTGGTCCTCGGCGACGGCAGGCCGTTCGTTTCGGCGCTGGTGAACCTGGATCCCGAAGGCCTGGAGAACTGGTGCGCCACGCAGCGGATCGCCCCGATTTCCGTGGCCGATGCGACGGGCGACGAACGGGTCCGGGCTGCCATCCAGGGGGCCATCGACGAGGCAAACTCGCTTGTGTCCCAGGCGGAGTCCATCCGCAGCTTCGTGCTGCTGGACGCCGACTTCAGCGTGGAATCCGGGCACCTGACGCCGTCCCTGAAACTCAAGAGGGACGCCGTCGTGCGGGATTTCCAGGCGCATATCGCCCGGATCTACGGCTAA
- a CDS encoding dolichyl-phosphate-mannose--protein mannosyltransferase gives MTQTPTRPAEAGSAGPAPSTAPSGRNLEGHRWISRPAEAYTPEALRERLLGGIQSWRDYPPSLRLWFWLIPAITAALGGILRFVRLDTPRNLVFDETYYVKDGYSFLVSGYERAWPEKANDSFIAGNPGVLLDTPEYVVHPPVGKWMIAAGMWLFGPDNPFGWRFGAALTGTLSIFLLALIAQKLFSSLTLGAVAGVLLAIDGHHLVMSRTSLLDIFLMFWVLAAFGALLLDRHDGRRRLAVRLGRQAASSPDGRPSALQLASGPWLGIRWWRILAGVCLGLAVGTKWSALFFLAGFGLLTVFWDLSARRTAGIHGWISGGILKDGVPAFLSIVPVAALTYAASWTGWFRSRDAYFRHWAETSPSAEWGWLPNAVRSLAHYHLEAYKFHQGLSADHPYEASAWSWLVLGRPTSFFYESPQPGSPGCGTGSCATAILSVGNPVIWWSAAISLGVLLFWWAGRRDWRAGAVLAGVAAGYLPWFLYPDRTMFFFYAVSFEPFLILALVYCLGLVLGKRTDPLWRRRSGLYIVTLFVVTAVVVSAFFYPVWAAETIPYQDWRFRMWMPSWI, from the coding sequence GTGACGCAGACCCCCACGCGGCCCGCCGAGGCCGGTTCAGCCGGACCGGCGCCCTCCACGGCCCCTTCCGGACGCAATCTGGAGGGGCACCGCTGGATCAGCCGCCCCGCGGAGGCCTATACCCCCGAAGCTCTCAGGGAGCGCCTCCTCGGCGGTATTCAGAGCTGGCGGGACTATCCGCCGTCGCTGCGCCTGTGGTTCTGGCTGATCCCTGCCATCACCGCCGCCCTCGGCGGCATCCTGCGCTTCGTCCGGCTGGACACGCCCCGCAATCTGGTCTTCGACGAAACCTACTACGTCAAGGACGGCTATTCCTTCCTGGTCAGCGGCTACGAGCGGGCCTGGCCGGAGAAGGCCAACGATTCCTTCATCGCCGGCAACCCCGGGGTTCTGCTGGACACTCCCGAGTACGTGGTCCACCCGCCGGTGGGCAAATGGATGATCGCCGCGGGAATGTGGCTCTTCGGCCCGGACAACCCCTTCGGATGGCGGTTCGGAGCGGCCCTGACCGGAACGCTGTCGATTTTCCTGCTGGCCCTGATCGCGCAGAAACTGTTCAGCTCGCTGACCCTCGGGGCGGTGGCCGGCGTGCTGCTGGCGATCGACGGGCACCACCTGGTGATGTCCCGAACGTCCCTGTTGGATATCTTCCTGATGTTCTGGGTGCTGGCCGCGTTTGGAGCCCTGCTGCTGGACCGCCACGACGGCCGGCGCCGGCTCGCGGTACGGCTCGGCCGGCAGGCCGCCTCCTCCCCCGACGGCAGGCCGTCGGCCCTTCAGCTCGCCTCCGGCCCCTGGCTTGGCATCCGGTGGTGGCGCATTCTGGCGGGCGTGTGCCTGGGCCTCGCGGTCGGGACCAAATGGTCCGCCCTGTTCTTCCTTGCCGGGTTTGGACTGTTGACCGTCTTCTGGGACCTGAGTGCACGACGGACCGCCGGAATCCACGGCTGGATCAGCGGCGGGATCCTCAAGGACGGCGTTCCGGCGTTCCTGAGCATCGTCCCGGTCGCGGCACTCACCTACGCCGCGAGCTGGACCGGCTGGTTCCGGTCCCGGGACGCCTATTTCCGGCACTGGGCGGAGACCAGCCCGTCTGCGGAATGGGGGTGGCTGCCCAACGCGGTGCGGTCCCTGGCCCACTACCACCTTGAAGCGTACAAGTTCCATCAGGGGCTCAGCGCGGACCATCCCTACGAGGCAAGCGCCTGGAGCTGGCTGGTGCTCGGCCGGCCCACCTCATTCTTCTACGAATCCCCCCAACCGGGCAGCCCCGGCTGCGGAACAGGCAGCTGCGCCACAGCCATCCTCTCGGTGGGCAACCCAGTGATCTGGTGGAGCGCCGCGATCTCCCTGGGTGTCCTGCTCTTCTGGTGGGCCGGCCGGCGGGACTGGCGGGCCGGGGCGGTCCTCGCGGGCGTCGCCGCTGGCTACCTGCCCTGGTTTCTGTATCCGGACCGCACCATGTTCTTCTTCTACGCCGTATCCTTCGAGCCGTTCCTGATCCTCGCCCTCGTCTATTGCCTGGGCCTCGTGCTGGGCAAGCGGACGGACCCGCTCTGGCGCCGTCGCTCCGGTTTGTACATCGTGACGCTCTTTGTGGTCACGGCCGTTGTGGTGTCCGCCTTCTTCTACCCGGTCTGGGCAGCCGAGACTATTCCCTACCAGGACTGGCGGTTCCGGATGTGGATGCCGTCCTGGATCTAG
- the rsmI gene encoding 16S rRNA (cytidine(1402)-2'-O)-methyltransferase: MSTSPNQAGDAGDQPAVPDGVPAAATPAGPGRIVLAATPIGNVGDASARLIELLTTADIVAAEDTRRLHRLVQGLGVTVGGRVISYHEHNEVAKTGELLDQVRSGKTLVMVTDAGMPSVSDPGFRLVEGAVAAGLTVTAVPGPSAVLTALALSGLPTDRFCFEGFLPRKAGERSSRLADLDAERRTMVFFEAPHRLEPMLRALRERFGADRRAAVCRELTKTYEEVIRGSLRELLEWAESNEVRGEIAVVVGGAPEREPGKPEDHVAAVNALIAQGIRLKEAVAAVAEESRVSKRELYSAVLAAR, from the coding sequence ATGAGCACTTCCCCGAATCAGGCCGGCGACGCCGGAGATCAGCCCGCTGTTCCGGACGGCGTTCCGGCGGCCGCGACGCCGGCAGGCCCCGGCCGGATCGTGCTGGCGGCTACGCCGATCGGCAACGTCGGTGACGCTTCGGCGCGGCTGATCGAACTGCTGACGACGGCGGACATCGTCGCGGCGGAGGACACCAGGCGGCTGCACCGGCTGGTCCAGGGCCTGGGCGTCACCGTCGGTGGCCGCGTGATCAGCTACCACGAGCACAACGAGGTGGCGAAGACCGGCGAGCTCCTGGATCAGGTCCGGTCCGGGAAGACCCTGGTGATGGTCACCGATGCCGGCATGCCGTCCGTCTCGGATCCGGGTTTCCGGCTGGTCGAAGGGGCCGTTGCGGCCGGGCTCACGGTCACCGCCGTCCCCGGGCCCTCGGCCGTGCTCACGGCATTGGCCCTGTCCGGGCTGCCGACGGACCGCTTCTGCTTCGAGGGCTTCCTGCCGCGGAAGGCCGGTGAACGGTCTTCCCGGCTGGCGGACCTTGATGCCGAGCGCCGCACCATGGTGTTCTTTGAAGCCCCGCACCGGCTGGAGCCGATGCTCCGCGCCCTGCGCGAGCGGTTCGGTGCGGACCGCAGGGCTGCCGTCTGCCGGGAACTGACCAAGACGTACGAGGAAGTCATCCGCGGCAGCCTCCGCGAACTGCTGGAGTGGGCCGAGAGCAACGAGGTGCGCGGTGAGATTGCCGTCGTCGTCGGAGGGGCCCCGGAACGGGAACCGGGCAAGCCGGAGGACCACGTGGCAGCCGTCAACGCACTGATTGCCCAGGGGATTCGGCTGAAGGAAGCGGTCGCCGCGGTGGCCGAAGAGAGCCGGGTCAGCAAGCGGGAGCTCTACTCCGCGGTGCTCGCTGCCCGCTGA
- a CDS encoding NAD-dependent succinate-semialdehyde dehydrogenase: MTVTAQPNVTAERESALLASVPTGLLIDGQWRPAASGKTFDVEDPSTGKVLLSIADAGPEDGAAALDAAAAAQESWAKVPPRQRGEILRKAFELVTERAEDFALLMTLEMGKPLAEARGEVTYGAEFLRWFSEEAVRAFGRYSVSPDGKSRLLVTKKPVGPCLLITPWNFPLAMATRKIAPAVAAGCTMVLKSANLTPLTSQLFAAVMMEAGLPAGVLNVIPTSTAGATTGPLIKDSRLRKLSFTGSTEVGRRLLADASETVLRTSMELGGNAPFVVFEDADVDAAVAGAMLAKLRNMGEACTAANRFIVHESVADEFAEKFAAKMGGMTTARGTEAESKVGPLIDAKSRNKVHELVSDAVSSGAVAIVGGGPVDGPGYFYQPTILKGVSEGTRILSEEIFGPVAPIITFSTEDEAVRLANNTEYGLVAYVFTKDLNRGLRMGERLETGMLGLNAGVISNAAAPFGGVKQSGLGREGGLEGIEEYLYTQYIGIADPYAV; this comes from the coding sequence GTGACCGTAACTGCCCAGCCCAATGTGACCGCTGAGCGCGAGAGCGCGCTGCTGGCCTCTGTTCCGACGGGCCTGCTGATTGACGGGCAGTGGCGCCCGGCTGCCTCGGGAAAGACCTTTGACGTTGAGGACCCCTCGACCGGCAAGGTGCTGCTGAGCATCGCCGACGCGGGGCCCGAGGATGGTGCCGCCGCGCTGGATGCCGCCGCCGCCGCCCAGGAGTCCTGGGCGAAGGTGCCCCCGCGGCAGCGTGGCGAGATCCTGCGCAAAGCCTTCGAACTGGTCACCGAGCGTGCCGAGGACTTCGCGCTGCTGATGACCCTCGAGATGGGCAAGCCGCTCGCGGAGGCACGCGGTGAAGTCACCTACGGTGCCGAGTTCCTGCGCTGGTTCTCCGAGGAAGCCGTCCGCGCCTTTGGCCGCTACTCCGTCTCCCCGGACGGGAAGTCCCGGCTCCTGGTGACGAAGAAGCCGGTGGGCCCCTGCCTCCTGATCACCCCGTGGAACTTCCCGCTGGCGATGGCCACCCGTAAGATTGCGCCGGCCGTGGCCGCAGGGTGCACCATGGTGCTCAAGTCCGCGAACCTCACCCCGCTGACCTCGCAGCTGTTTGCCGCCGTGATGATGGAGGCCGGCCTGCCGGCCGGTGTCCTGAACGTGATCCCCACGTCCACCGCCGGCGCCACAACGGGTCCGCTGATCAAGGATTCCCGGCTGCGCAAGCTTTCCTTCACCGGTTCCACCGAAGTCGGCCGCCGGCTGCTCGCCGACGCCTCCGAGACGGTCCTGCGGACCTCGATGGAGCTCGGCGGCAACGCCCCGTTCGTCGTGTTCGAGGACGCCGACGTCGATGCCGCCGTCGCCGGGGCGATGCTGGCAAAGCTGCGGAACATGGGCGAGGCCTGCACCGCCGCGAACCGCTTCATCGTGCACGAGTCCGTCGCGGACGAGTTTGCCGAGAAGTTTGCCGCGAAAATGGGCGGGATGACCACAGCCCGGGGAACGGAAGCGGAGTCCAAGGTGGGACCGCTGATCGATGCGAAGAGCCGGAACAAGGTGCACGAACTGGTCAGCGATGCTGTTTCCTCCGGTGCCGTGGCGATCGTCGGCGGCGGCCCGGTGGACGGGCCGGGGTACTTCTACCAGCCCACCATTCTGAAGGGCGTCTCCGAGGGCACCCGGATCCTGTCCGAGGAAATCTTCGGTCCGGTCGCACCGATCATCACGTTCTCCACCGAAGACGAGGCCGTGCGGCTGGCCAACAACACTGAGTACGGGCTGGTGGCTTACGTCTTTACCAAGGACCTGAACCGCGGCCTCCGGATGGGCGAACGCCTCGAAACCGGCATGCTGGGCCTGAACGCAGGCGTGATCTCCAACGCGGCGGCACCGTTTGGCGGGGTCAAGCAGTCCGGCCTCGGACGTGAAGGCGGCCTGGAGGGCATCGAGGAATACCTCTACACGCAGTACATCGGCATCGCCGACCCCTACGCCGTCTAA
- a CDS encoding transglutaminase family protein, giving the protein MTLTPQRHPAADSGPARTEDAATVLAPADAPRRQRVGAHPWIMALAIATAVAGAALGLNGVLRGWAWYSPVVTTVFTVALTMAGLRALRWRTVFVGLGGLVSLVMILTFTFFRPHSTIGFIPSGATMTQLGRYLRRASETVLAESAPVAPNAGIVLVICAVLGLLVMLIDALAYPLALPATSGLGILAILVVPAMVKPQSVGVLGFAGAAVGYLLILASSQWFAPDPRTRADTARNPGQLRRASLTGALALTVTLLLQLVIPGFDQGTFPQGSRLNPFGSATGLNPMISLGNSLRSPTGEGRITYATNSPSAPYLRSVTVDSFNGESWSPDDREDTRRVGTGRIDSGLESVATELRVVTAVNTGQFTSPYLPVPYAPEAVNGLTGRWTWDPATLSIKGLDTNSRDQQYVVLSTAPQLTPDVLAQAPTPPQGVPELFFQSPANVPEIVRTTAEKVTAGSETAYARAVAIQKYLRSPEFTYSLQSPVQGGYDGNGLSVLADFLTLKSGYCIHFASAMAVMARLEGIPSRIAVGYAPGRPTGGTVSLAGQGALPEFEVDARDAHAWPELYFQGVGWVAFEPTPSRGVVPPYTTENAPSSGASTNENNEGLLPIDEENPTPLPQVPPVPLPGAQAPADASTQWLPALYSAGALLLVGLLVASPHLARRGVRRRRLKAGGGAGGGSALPAFAELRDLATDYGVAPRTSETPRHFSERLRGSVALGGADGPGAAAHAAVSALTDDFERHQYGRPGGWAGGNRLNGSETSAAARISAVQSALRTNARLLVRVRAAWLPPSVMGSWRRSMSAPARAVSQTAKRTRRGVAGSWVRIRNVFRRVRRS; this is encoded by the coding sequence ATGACACTCACCCCGCAACGGCATCCCGCGGCAGACTCCGGTCCGGCCAGGACCGAAGACGCGGCCACCGTCCTTGCGCCCGCTGACGCCCCCCGGCGGCAACGCGTGGGCGCCCATCCCTGGATCATGGCCCTGGCAATCGCCACTGCCGTCGCGGGGGCGGCCCTGGGGCTCAACGGCGTCCTGCGGGGCTGGGCCTGGTACTCCCCCGTGGTGACGACCGTCTTCACAGTCGCCCTGACCATGGCAGGCCTCCGGGCACTCCGGTGGCGCACCGTCTTCGTTGGTCTGGGCGGCCTGGTCTCGCTCGTGATGATCCTGACGTTCACCTTCTTCCGCCCGCACAGCACCATCGGTTTTATCCCCTCCGGGGCCACCATGACCCAGCTGGGCCGGTACCTGCGCCGCGCCAGCGAGACCGTCCTGGCCGAGAGCGCCCCGGTGGCACCCAACGCCGGGATCGTGCTGGTGATCTGCGCCGTCCTCGGGCTGCTGGTGATGCTCATCGATGCCCTGGCGTACCCGTTGGCGCTGCCGGCTACCAGCGGACTCGGAATCCTGGCCATCCTCGTGGTCCCGGCCATGGTCAAACCCCAAAGCGTCGGTGTGCTCGGCTTCGCGGGCGCCGCCGTCGGATACCTGCTGATCCTGGCCAGCAGCCAGTGGTTTGCCCCGGATCCCCGAACCCGGGCGGACACCGCCCGCAATCCCGGGCAGCTCCGGCGGGCTTCACTCACCGGAGCCCTGGCCCTGACCGTCACGCTCCTGCTGCAGCTGGTGATCCCCGGCTTTGACCAGGGCACCTTCCCCCAGGGTTCGCGGCTCAACCCGTTCGGCTCGGCTACCGGACTGAATCCGATGATCAGTTTGGGCAACAGCCTGCGGAGCCCGACCGGCGAGGGCCGCATCACCTACGCGACGAACTCCCCGTCCGCCCCGTACCTCCGCTCCGTGACCGTGGACAGCTTCAACGGTGAGTCCTGGTCCCCGGACGACCGGGAGGACACGCGGCGGGTGGGCACCGGCCGGATCGATTCGGGGCTGGAGTCAGTCGCGACCGAACTCCGGGTGGTCACGGCCGTCAACACGGGCCAGTTCACCAGCCCGTACCTTCCCGTGCCGTATGCCCCCGAGGCGGTTAATGGCCTGACCGGGCGCTGGACCTGGGACCCTGCCACGCTCAGCATCAAGGGACTGGACACTAATTCAAGGGACCAGCAGTACGTTGTGCTCTCGACGGCCCCCCAGTTGACGCCGGACGTGCTGGCGCAGGCCCCAACCCCGCCCCAGGGAGTCCCGGAGCTGTTCTTCCAGTCTCCGGCCAACGTTCCGGAAATCGTGCGCACGACGGCCGAAAAGGTGACTGCCGGCAGCGAGACCGCCTACGCCAGGGCGGTTGCAATCCAGAAGTACCTGCGCTCCCCGGAGTTCACCTACTCCCTGCAGTCCCCGGTGCAGGGCGGCTACGACGGGAACGGACTCTCGGTGCTGGCGGACTTCCTCACCCTGAAGAGCGGCTACTGCATCCACTTCGCCTCCGCCATGGCCGTCATGGCCCGGCTGGAGGGGATCCCCAGCCGGATCGCCGTCGGTTACGCGCCGGGCCGCCCCACCGGCGGAACGGTGTCCCTTGCGGGCCAGGGCGCGCTGCCGGAATTCGAGGTGGACGCCCGGGACGCCCATGCGTGGCCGGAACTCTACTTCCAGGGCGTGGGCTGGGTGGCGTTCGAACCCACCCCGTCGCGTGGGGTTGTCCCGCCCTACACCACCGAGAACGCTCCTTCCAGCGGCGCCAGCACCAACGAAAACAACGAAGGCCTGCTCCCTATCGACGAGGAAAACCCCACCCCGCTGCCCCAGGTCCCCCCGGTTCCGCTCCCCGGCGCGCAGGCCCCGGCGGACGCGAGCACCCAGTGGCTGCCGGCACTCTACAGCGCCGGAGCCCTGCTGCTGGTGGGCTTGCTGGTGGCGTCCCCCCATCTGGCGCGACGGGGCGTCCGGCGGCGGCGCCTGAAGGCTGGCGGCGGAGCAGGCGGCGGGTCTGCATTGCCGGCCTTCGCCGAACTGCGCGATCTCGCCACGGACTACGGAGTTGCACCCCGGACCAGTGAGACGCCTCGGCACTTCTCCGAGCGGTTGCGCGGTTCCGTCGCCCTGGGTGGAGCCGATGGTCCCGGCGCTGCCGCCCACGCCGCGGTGTCGGCCCTCACCGACGATTTCGAGCGGCACCAGTACGGACGCCCCGGCGGCTGGGCTGGCGGCAACCGTCTGAACGGCTCCGAGACGTCGGCCGCCGCCCGGATTTCCGCCGTCCAGTCCGCACTGCGGACCAACGCGCGGCTGCTCGTGCGAGTCCGTGCTGCCTGGCTTCCGCCCTCGGTCATGGGCAGCTGGCGCCGGTCGATGTCCGCTCCCGCCCGGGCCGTGTCCCAAACAGCAAAGCGCACCCGGCGGGGCGTTGCGGGTTCCTGGGTGAGGATCCGCAACGTGTTCCGCCGGGTGCGCCGGAGCTAG